TTAAGCGCCTGATCAGCCTGGAGGAATTGAGGCTGCATGAACAACTGGAAGGGATGAAAATCCTGCAGCGCGGCAACCGCTTGTCGATCACGCCGGTGAGCAGAGCGCATTGGGAATTTATTCTGGGGCTGGAGGGCGAGAATTCTGTCTGACAGGCTTCTAAGGAGGCCGGGGTTAGAAGTCGATCTTGCCGCGCAGGGTCTTGGTCTGGCCATGCTTGGTCTTGCTGTCGAGGCGCCGGGTGCGGGCGCCCTTGCCGGGTTTGGTCGGGCGGCGTTTTTTGGGAACATGGCTCACTTTTTTGATCATCTCTTCTAGGCGCAACAGGGCATCGGCGCGGTTTTTCTCGAAACTGCGGTAATTTTGGGCCTTGATCACCACCACCCCGTCGCCGGTCACGCGCCGGTCATTCAACTGCAGCAGCCGCTGCTTGATCTCATCTTTTAGTGAAGACGCAGGGATGTCGAAGAACAGGGTCACCGCGCTGGAGACCTTGTTGACGTTCTGACCACCTGCACCCTGGGCGCGGATGGCGACAATGCGGATTTCATTTTCGGGGATCATGCTGTTATCACCAGAACTTTCCAAATCTTATCTCACCCCAGGGCCGCGAAGTCGCAGCGCGAAAGCACTCAACTGACTCGCCCTTTGGAGAGAGCAGACGAAAAGAGCGTTCTCCGCGTCTTTGCGCCTTACGTTGACCAAACTATAGCCCAGTTTCAGGCAAAAGCCCATTTCTCTCCCCGCCCGGCACAGAATCCAACCCGACATCTTGACCTTCAACCAATTGATATCACGGGAATTAACGCAGACATCTGCCCCAATTTCACCCGATGTCTAATGCTTTGAGCAAAAACTCCGAGTAGGCTGTGAATCACAGGCAAACGAAGAAAGTACCTTACTCGAACAGCAGGAGGAACATATGCGCAACTTACTCTTTTTACTGATTCTGGTTTCCATCGGGCTGACAACTCCGGCACTGGCAGACGGTCGACGTGGCGATCGCCAGCACAATGAGCAGCGGGTCGAGCACAATGCCCGGGAATACGCCCGGCATGATCGCGGCACACGGCATGGTCAATTTCAGCAGCGGATGAACCATCTGCGTCGGGATCTGCGTCAAGAACGCCGGGTCAATCGCCGCCTTGTGCGCCGGGTCGTGCGCCGGGACCTGCGGCAAGAACGCCGGGTCAATCGCCGCCTTGAGCGCCGGGTCGTGCGCCGTGAACTGCGGCATGAGCGCCATGACTGGCGTCGTCCTCTGCCTGTTGTGACCTATCATCAGGCTTACCGGCCGCGGATTTTTTCCAACCTGGTAGTCCGGATCCCGCTGTTCTGGTAAACTGAAACTATCAAAGTTGTTGTTGCTATGGGCCGTCTCTGTCGAGGCGGCCCTTCTTGATCATTGGAAGAAAATTAATGCGCAAGGAGACCCGACAGACCCCCAATTGCCGTTATACTTAAAGGCGAACCAATGGAAATCTTGCCTGCTCTGGAGGTGACCATGGCACAGAAAACCAAACGTAAAGATGATGGCTCCCTGGCGTTCCATCTGCAGTCCGTGAAAGACGGGTCGCGCAGATATGAGAACGTTTTTCAGTCTGTGGCCCGCATGATTCTGGCCGACGAAATCAAGAAGGTGGTGGTCAACGGCCGCACCACCTACGATTTTATGCTGTTTCGACAGGGCGCCAAGCATGCGATCGGCATGTTTGATGAGCTGAACAGCTTCGTCAGTTTCGTCAAGGACGCGGCCGAAGGCGGCAGCTCCAAGGAGATGGCCTTCGTGCTGGTCGGTGAGCCGGGGAACGGCAAGACCTTCTTTGTCGAGTATCTCTGCAGCTGTTACCGTCATTTTTTGAGTCAGGACGGCAATCGCAAGTACAGCTTCCGTTTCACCGGTCTTGAGAACATCGGGACTTATGGCAAAATCGACAAGGTCGAATCCCAGACCTATGAAGACCCGATGATTCTGGCGATGAATCTGGGGGAAACCGTTGAAGAGAGCCGCAAGCTGCTGGTTGATCAGTTCGGCTTCAAGGGGCCGGATCTCGACAAGCTGTGGGAGAACTACCGACCCTTAGGCGCCTGCAGCAGCTACATCCTCAACGACCTGCGCGGTTTCCACGCGGGCAATCTGACCAACCTGCTCAAGACGATTCAGATCTTTCCGGTGCCGCTCTCCGAAACCCTCGGCACCGTGACCGGCAAGTATGCGGCCAAGGACAAGATCACCTCAAGCGCCGTCGATTTGCTCGGGGAGGAATCGATCCAGCGGCTCCTGCATATCAGCGACACCAACAACCCCTACCGCTTCGACCTGCGCCGCGGCGCCCTGGCGCGGGTGGCCGGGGGCGGCATCCACTTCTCCGATGAAATCTACAAGAACAAGAAAGATCTGGTGCAGGTCTATCTGGGGGTGATCCAGAACCGCATGATCGAGATCGACGGCTACAAGTGGCCCATCGACACTCTGATTATCGCGACCAGCAACAATTCAGAGTTCAATCGCTTCCTCTCCGAGAAAGAGGAGGCGCCGATCATCGACCGCTGCCGGGTCTGCTATGTGTCGCACAACACCAACTACCGGCTGCAGGCGCAGCTGACCGATTATGCTATCGGCAGCGAGGCCAAAACCACCCTCACCCACCAGCTGCTGCATCAGGACCCGAACCTCAACTACGCCGCCTCGGTCGCCGCGGTGCTGACCCGCCTGGCGCGCTCGGAGAAGCTGACCCCGATCGAGACCATGAAGCTCGCCGCCGGTGAGGTGGCGGGGGAGAAGAGCATCAAGACCCTCTCCGAAGTGATCGACACCCTCAACCAGGAAGCCGATATCACCAAGCGTTTCGGCCAGAAAGGGATGGGGCAGCGCAACCTGGGGCGGGCGATTCAGCTGCTGGTCGAGAGCAGCGAGACCAACGAGGGGCAGTGCATGTTCGCCTGCGATATCTTCGGCACCCTCGAGCGGGTGGTGCTCGATTATGTCACCGACGCCAACGACCGCGCCAAGTACCAGGAGGATATCAAGCTGGCGCGCAGTCTGTACCGCGAGCGGGTGATGACCGAGATGTTCAACGCCTACATGGACGAACCGCAGGCGATCCGCAAGGACGTGATGAACTACGTCAACATGATCATCGGCATCGACGCTGAAAACCTCGGCCCCGACAAGATGTGGAAGTATCGTGATCCGCAGACGGGTGAACTCAAGGCGCTCAAGATCGATCAGCGCTTTATCCAGAGCGTCGAGGAGCGGCTCGGCCTGAAGACCGAAGAGCAGCGTGAAACCTTCCGCACCTCGGTGCGGAAAATCTACGGCCAGAAGATCTCCCTCGATGCCGAGTACGACTTTATGGACAACTTTGAACTGGTGAAGGCGGTCACCGATGTGCGCCTCAAGAGCGATATCGCCGGCGCCGGCTCGCTGGTCGGCGCGCTGGCCAACCGCACCAACGAGGAGAACCAGAAACTCTACGACCGCATGATCGAGACCATGCTCGGCCAGCTCGGCTACTGTCGCACCTGCGCGCAGAAGACGATCGAGTATTTCTGCACCCAGGAGGATGAAAGTTAAATTCCGTCCCTGATTCAATCCGGGAGGATTTATGACGCGTAAGGAACTCTATCAACGTCTGAAGGCCGCGGGTCTTACGGCGCGGCAAGAGCAGATTATCGCTGCCGAGATGGAGGATTATGCCAGCCACGAGCCGCCTCCAGCCCGGACCAGCCCCGTCCCCTTGAACGACCTCTACAGCCTGAATGATCTGGGCTGCCTGCAGAATCTGACCCTCAACCTCACCACCTTTAACCTGCGCACCCTCGACCAGCTGCTTGAACGCGACAAGCTGCGCGAAGTCGATGGCTTTCCGCGCAAGATCCGCATCGGGCGCATGGTGCGTCCGGGGCGCAGCGCCGATGGCAAGGTCGTGGTGGTACCGACCACCGTTGAGGAGAAGTTCATCCACGATAACCGCTTCAACCAGCAGCAGGAGGGGGAAGGGAGCGGCGGGGGCAGCGGTGCGGGGGAAGAGGGCGAGGTGATCGGCGAGCAGCCGGTGCGGCCGCAGGGAGAAGGGGAAGGAAGCGGGGCCGGCAAGGGGAAGGGGGCCGACCATGAAATGGAGTCGAGCGCCTATGATCTGGGCCGAATCCTGACCGAAAAATTTCAACTGCCGAATCTGAAGGATAAGGGCAAAAAACGCTCCCTGACCCGCTACACCTATGATCTGACCGATAAGAACCGTGGCTTCGGCCAGGTGCTCGATAAAAAGGCCACCCTCAAACAGGTGCTGCAGACCAACATCGGGCTCGGCAATCTTGACACGAGCGGTGAGATCGACACCACCCGACTGCTGATCGCTCCGCGCGACAAGGTTTACCGCATCCTCTCGCGCGAAAAGGATTATGAATCACAGGCGCTGGTCTTCTTTGTGCGCGACTATTCCGGGTCGATGGCCGGTAAAGCGACCGAGCTGATCGTGACCCAGCATGTGCTGATCTACAGCTGGCTGCTCTACCAGTACTCCGGCCAGGTCGAGACCCGTTTTATCCTGCATGACACCGAGGCCAAGGAGGTTGAGAATTTTCACACTTATTACAATTCACGCGTCGCCGGGGGTACCCAGGTGGCCGCCGCCTACCGGATGGTCAATGAACTGGTCCAGCAGGATTCCCTCGATCGCGATTACAACATCTATATTTTTCATGGCACAGACGGCGACGACTGGGATCGCGAGGGGCGCGATACCCTGCCCGAGCTGAAGAAAATGCTCGGTTACGCCTCACGCGTCGGGATCACCATCGCCGAGCATTCGTACGGTGCGAGCGGCAACACCGAAGTTCAGACCTACCTGAAAAAATCAGGTCTGCTTGAACAGGCTCACGACATGCTGCGAGTCGATAACATGGCGGAAGATGAGGGTGAAGATCGGATTATCGAAGGGATTCGTCGCTTGATATCTGAGTAGGCGTGAGGTGTGAGGTGTGAGGTGTGAGGCGTGAGGTGCGAGGTGCGAGGTGCGAGGTGCGAGGCGCGAGGCGTGAGGCGTGAGGCGTGAGGCGTGAGGCGTGAGGCGTGAGGTTTATACCGAACTTGGAACGTGGAACATCGAACTTGGAACGGGGTTAAACAATGGAGCTGATCAGCCAGCAAACCAAAAAAATCATGGAAGGATGCAAGGTGCGTGCGCGCGAGGCGGGCCTGCAGTTTGAGGATGAGACCCTCGAATATGTGGTGACCAATCGCGATATGCTCGAGCTGATGCCGAAAAACATGATTCCGACCCTTTATGACTACTGGGTGCACGATGTCGAGGTGCTGCGCGAGAAGGGGAAATACGAACTCTACCCCGGCAACCCCTATGAAACAGTCATCAACACCCGGCCGGCGATCTCTTTTTATAATGACAACAACCCCGACTGGCTCAACGTGATGATCTTTTATCATGTGCTGGCGCATATCGATTTTTTTCAGAACAACCTCTACTTCCGGCATACCTGGGATTACGACCTGGCGGGGCAGGCGCTGGCCGACAAACGCCTGATCGCAAGGCTGCGCAGCGAACACGGGCGCTGGGTCGACTACGTTATCGAGTTTGCGCGCGGCATCGACAATCTGGTCGGCTATCATGCCGAGCTCTCCAGGCTGCACCGCGCAACCGAGGGTTGCAGCAGGCGGCTCGATTACTTCTTTGACGTCTTTCTGCAGCAGGTGCGCCCGGTTTCGACCAGCGAATATGTTAACCAGATAGAAGCCTATAACCAGGCCTGTCGTGATGCCGGCAAGCTGGGGGAACAGAACTTCTTTTCCAACGTCGTGCGGACCTTCCCCGAATTTGAAGCGGCCTTCGACAGGCATGAAAACGACAAGGTGGTGACGAGTCCTGACCTGCTGCAGTTTCTGATCGATCATTCTCCGATGCTGGCCAAAGAGGAGAATCTCTGGATGAAGTCGGTGTTGCAGATCGTGCGTTCGACCTCGATCTACTTTCAGCCGCAGATCCGTACCAAGATCATGAACGAAGGCTGGGCCAGTTACTGGCATGAAACCCTCTTTCTGCAGGATGATCGGATCAGCGGCAACGAAATCGCCTTCGCGCGGGTCAACGCCGGGGTGACGGCGATGCCGCGCGTCGGACTGAACCCTTACGCGCTGGGGATGAGGCTGTTCTATTTCATCGAAGAAGCGGCCGATCGCGGTTGCTATCATTATGCCTATCGACGGCTGAAAAACATGGAGCAGAAGCGTCGGTTTGATCGCAAGACGGGCAGCGGCCGCGACACCCTCTTTGAGGTGCGTGAGAACTTCTGTGACTTCACCTTCATCAACAGCTTCGTCGATCAGGATTTTATCGACCACAATCGGTTGTTTGTGGCCGGGCGGCGGCTGGATGAACAACGCATGGTCTGGCAGTATTACGTTAAAAGTCGCCACGCCGACGATTATCGCCAGATGCTCTTCGACAGCCTTTACCATCCGCCTGAAATCAAACTTGCCGCCGAAAAAGCCAAGGACGGTGAGCTCTACCTGAATCACGTTATTGAGGGGAAACCGCTGGTGCAGGAGTATATCGCCAACACCATGCTCGGCATCGAATACCTCTGGGGCGGTCCGGTCTGCCTGGAAACCAGCGAGGCCGAAGTGAAAGCCGGGGATGGTCAGGATGAACCCCCGCAGACCCTCAGCTGGAAAAGGGTGTGTTACCGCATGGCCGAGCGTCACCTGGAGCGTACAGTTCTCTGAGCAGAATTGAGGGCCCATGAACAATATAAAATCAGCACTCAGTCATTTTTCGCGCCAGCAGGGGCGCCAGGTCCGCAGTGGCCCACTCGACTTCGCGGCCTTCCTGCAGAAGGTGAGCGATGATCCGGAAAAGGGGATTCGTAATATCTTTCAGGTGTTTCATGACATGGTGGAACACCTGGTCGGCGCGCCGGTGGATGAATATGCCGGGGATCCGGAATCGATCAACTATGTCTATCATGACACCACTCGCCTGTTTGTCGAAGGCGCCGACTCCCCCTTCTTCGCCGATCGTCTCTTCTCCAACCGCCTGATACAGCTGGCCGAAAACTTTCGCCACGGCTCTCTGCAGAATAAGATCTATATCTTTAGCGGTCCCCACGGCAGCGGCAAGAGCACCTTTCTGGATAACCTGCTGGCCAAGCTTGAAGAGTACGCTAATTCGGCAGAAGGCTGCACCTTTGAGGCGCTCTGGCGGCTCGATCGCAGATTGCTCGGGACCTTCAGCGAGCAGGACAGCGGTATGTTTCTCAACCGTCTGGCCGGTCTGCTCGATGAATATGAATTTAAGCAGAGCGAGCTGATCGACGCCCAGCAGTTGATGCAGGGGGTCGATGAATATATTGAGATCCCCTGCCCCAGCCATGACAGTCCGCTGCTGATGATCCCCAAGGAGTACCGTCGCGAATTTATCGACGATCTGTTCAAGAATGATCAGGCCAAGTGGAAGCTCTTCACCGAAAAGCAGTATGACTGGTTGTTCAATGAGCAACCCTGCACCATCTGCAGCTCTCTTTATCAGGCGTTGCTCGAACGGCTGAAATCGCCGGTCAAGGCGCTCGAAATGCTCTTCGCGCGGCCCTATCATTTTAATCGCCGGCTGGGGGAAGGGATCAGCGTTTACAACCCCGGCGATCGCATCCTCAAGGAGAACGTCCTCGACAACAGCATGTTGCAGAACCGAATGAACCTTATGCTGCGCGACAGTAATCTGGTGCGCTATCTGTATTCCAATTTTGCCAAGACCAACAACGGGGTCTACGCCCTGATGGATATCAAGGGACACAACGTCGAGCGCTTGCACGAACTGCACAACATCATCAGCGAGGGGGTGCACAAGGTTGAATATATCGAGGAGCACGTTAATTCGCTGTTCCTGGCCTTGATGAACCCCGAAGATCGAGCGCGCCTGGATGAAATCCCGTCGCTGATCGATCGGGTCGAGCTGATCAATATCCCCTATGTGCTCGATCTGCGCACCGAGGTCGAGATCTATCGCAACGCCTTTGGCCGTCATATCGACGCGAGTTTCCTGCCGCGTGTCATGCATAATTTTGCGCGGATTATTATTTCGACGCGTCTGGCCAAAGAGTCGCCGGCGATGCTGGAATGGATCGGTTCTGTCGATAAGTACCAGCGTTACTGTGATGATCATCTCCATCTGCTGAAAATGGAAATCTATACCGGCAATATTCCCGAATGGTTGAATGAGGATGACCGCAAAAAACTGACCGCCAGGCGGCGGCGGCAGATTATTGCCGAGTCGGAGAGCGAAGGGGTCAGCGGTTTTTCAGGGCGGGATTCGATCCGTATCTTCCGCGAACTCTATAGCAGTCTGGCGCGCGAAAACTCACTGATCGATATGAAGAGCCTGTGCCGCTTCTTCGAGAGCCGGCCTGAATGGCAGGCACTTATCCCCGAAGGGTTTATCGATTCTCTCTGTCGCATGTACAACTACACCATCATGCAGGAGGTGAAGGAGGCGCTCTACTACTACAACGAAGAGCAGATCGAAAAAGAGATTAAAAATTATCTGTTCGCGATCAATTTCGAAGCGGGCACCCAGGTGACATCCCCCTACACTGGTGACAAACTGCTGGTCGGCGATGAGCTCTTTGGCGCCCTGGAGCGCCGCCTTGTCAGTCCGGCTGCCGATCTTGCGACCCGCCTGCAGTTCCGCAAGGCCACTCAGAAACTGTATGCTTCCCAGGCGTTGACTCAGGAGCTGATCCTGGCCGGCAAGGCCTTGGAAGAGACCGAGCTTTATCACAGCCTGCATGAGCGCTATGTCCATTATCTCAAGGAGAAAGTTCTTGATCCGCTGCTTAAAAATGAAAACTTCCGCCGCGCGATCAAGGATTTTGAAGGAGAGAATTTCCGCACCTACGATCGCAAGGTGCGTGATGATGTGACCTTCCTGATAAACAACCTGTGCGAGCGCTTCAAATATACCGGGCTGGGGGCGCGCGAGGTCGCGCTTTACCTCATCGACAACAGGATTTCGGAGGAGTTTGCCGAGGAATAATCCGGGCCTGGGCAAAAAAAAAGAGCCGGTGAAAAGTTCACCGGCTCCGTTATTTTCGCGCAATAAGCAGTTCAGCCGCAGTGACTCTCCACCGGTTTCTTCTTCCCTTTATTGCGTCCCAGACGACTGATTAACGCCAGCAGCAGGCCGAGGGTGATAAAGGCGCCGGGGGGCATGATCATCAGTAAAATCGGTTTGTAGGAGGCGCCGAGCAGGTGGACGCCGAGGATCGCGCCGGAGCCGAAGAATTCACGCACCGAGCCGAGAATAAACAGGCCGAGGGTGAAGCCGAGTCCCATCCCCAGGCCATCGGCCAGGGAGGCGGTGACCGGGTTCTTCGAGGCGAAGGCCTCCGCGCGGCCAAGAATCAGGCAGTTGACCACGATCAGGGGAATAAAGATGCCGAGGGCCTGGTAGAGATCGAAGAACCAGGCCTCCATACACAGCTGCACCACGGTCACGAACGAAGCAATAAGGACCACAAAGGCGG
Above is a genomic segment from Geopsychrobacter electrodiphilus DSM 16401 containing:
- the arfB gene encoding alternative ribosome rescue aminoacyl-tRNA hydrolase ArfB, with the translated sequence MIPENEIRIVAIRAQGAGGQNVNKVSSAVTLFFDIPASSLKDEIKQRLLQLNDRRVTGDGVVVIKAQNYRSFEKNRADALLRLEEMIKKVSHVPKKRRPTKPGKGARTRRLDSKTKHGQTKTLRGKIDF
- a CDS encoding serine protein kinase, translated to MAQKTKRKDDGSLAFHLQSVKDGSRRYENVFQSVARMILADEIKKVVVNGRTTYDFMLFRQGAKHAIGMFDELNSFVSFVKDAAEGGSSKEMAFVLVGEPGNGKTFFVEYLCSCYRHFLSQDGNRKYSFRFTGLENIGTYGKIDKVESQTYEDPMILAMNLGETVEESRKLLVDQFGFKGPDLDKLWENYRPLGACSSYILNDLRGFHAGNLTNLLKTIQIFPVPLSETLGTVTGKYAAKDKITSSAVDLLGEESIQRLLHISDTNNPYRFDLRRGALARVAGGGIHFSDEIYKNKKDLVQVYLGVIQNRMIEIDGYKWPIDTLIIATSNNSEFNRFLSEKEEAPIIDRCRVCYVSHNTNYRLQAQLTDYAIGSEAKTTLTHQLLHQDPNLNYAASVAAVLTRLARSEKLTPIETMKLAAGEVAGEKSIKTLSEVIDTLNQEADITKRFGQKGMGQRNLGRAIQLLVESSETNEGQCMFACDIFGTLERVVLDYVTDANDRAKYQEDIKLARSLYRERVMTEMFNAYMDEPQAIRKDVMNYVNMIIGIDAENLGPDKMWKYRDPQTGELKALKIDQRFIQSVEERLGLKTEEQRETFRTSVRKIYGQKISLDAEYDFMDNFELVKAVTDVRLKSDIAGAGSLVGALANRTNEENQKLYDRMIETMLGQLGYCRTCAQKTIEYFCTQEDES
- a CDS encoding DUF444 family protein, whose product is MTRKELYQRLKAAGLTARQEQIIAAEMEDYASHEPPPARTSPVPLNDLYSLNDLGCLQNLTLNLTTFNLRTLDQLLERDKLREVDGFPRKIRIGRMVRPGRSADGKVVVVPTTVEEKFIHDNRFNQQQEGEGSGGGSGAGEEGEVIGEQPVRPQGEGEGSGAGKGKGADHEMESSAYDLGRILTEKFQLPNLKDKGKKRSLTRYTYDLTDKNRGFGQVLDKKATLKQVLQTNIGLGNLDTSGEIDTTRLLIAPRDKVYRILSREKDYESQALVFFVRDYSGSMAGKATELIVTQHVLIYSWLLYQYSGQVETRFILHDTEAKEVENFHTYYNSRVAGGTQVAAAYRMVNELVQQDSLDRDYNIYIFHGTDGDDWDREGRDTLPELKKMLGYASRVGITIAEHSYGASGNTEVQTYLKKSGLLEQAHDMLRVDNMAEDEGEDRIIEGIRRLISE
- a CDS encoding SpoVR family protein — its product is MELISQQTKKIMEGCKVRAREAGLQFEDETLEYVVTNRDMLELMPKNMIPTLYDYWVHDVEVLREKGKYELYPGNPYETVINTRPAISFYNDNNPDWLNVMIFYHVLAHIDFFQNNLYFRHTWDYDLAGQALADKRLIARLRSEHGRWVDYVIEFARGIDNLVGYHAELSRLHRATEGCSRRLDYFFDVFLQQVRPVSTSEYVNQIEAYNQACRDAGKLGEQNFFSNVVRTFPEFEAAFDRHENDKVVTSPDLLQFLIDHSPMLAKEENLWMKSVLQIVRSTSIYFQPQIRTKIMNEGWASYWHETLFLQDDRISGNEIAFARVNAGVTAMPRVGLNPYALGMRLFYFIEEAADRGCYHYAYRRLKNMEQKRRFDRKTGSGRDTLFEVRENFCDFTFINSFVDQDFIDHNRLFVAGRRLDEQRMVWQYYVKSRHADDYRQMLFDSLYHPPEIKLAAEKAKDGELYLNHVIEGKPLVQEYIANTMLGIEYLWGGPVCLETSEAEVKAGDGQDEPPQTLSWKRVCYRMAERHLERTVL
- a CDS encoding serine protein kinase PrkA; translation: MNNIKSALSHFSRQQGRQVRSGPLDFAAFLQKVSDDPEKGIRNIFQVFHDMVEHLVGAPVDEYAGDPESINYVYHDTTRLFVEGADSPFFADRLFSNRLIQLAENFRHGSLQNKIYIFSGPHGSGKSTFLDNLLAKLEEYANSAEGCTFEALWRLDRRLLGTFSEQDSGMFLNRLAGLLDEYEFKQSELIDAQQLMQGVDEYIEIPCPSHDSPLLMIPKEYRREFIDDLFKNDQAKWKLFTEKQYDWLFNEQPCTICSSLYQALLERLKSPVKALEMLFARPYHFNRRLGEGISVYNPGDRILKENVLDNSMLQNRMNLMLRDSNLVRYLYSNFAKTNNGVYALMDIKGHNVERLHELHNIISEGVHKVEYIEEHVNSLFLALMNPEDRARLDEIPSLIDRVELINIPYVLDLRTEVEIYRNAFGRHIDASFLPRVMHNFARIIISTRLAKESPAMLEWIGSVDKYQRYCDDHLHLLKMEIYTGNIPEWLNEDDRKKLTARRRRQIIAESESEGVSGFSGRDSIRIFRELYSSLARENSLIDMKSLCRFFESRPEWQALIPEGFIDSLCRMYNYTIMQEVKEALYYYNEEQIEKEIKNYLFAINFEAGTQVTSPYTGDKLLVGDELFGALERRLVSPAADLATRLQFRKATQKLYASQALTQELILAGKALEETELYHSLHERYVHYLKEKVLDPLLKNENFRRAIKDFEGENFRTYDRKVRDDVTFLINNLCERFKYTGLGAREVALYLIDNRISEEFAEE
- the rsxE gene encoding electron transport complex subunit RsxE; translated protein: MSLIRTFTKGLWQENAVFKLLLGMCPTLAVTTSAENALGMGLATTFVLVCSNFAVALLRKLIPAEVRIPAFVVLIASFVTVVQLCMEAWFFDLYQALGIFIPLIVVNCLILGRAEAFASKNPVTASLADGLGMGLGFTLGLFILGSVREFFGSGAILGVHLLGASYKPILLMIMPPGAFITLGLLLALISRLGRNKGKKKPVESHCG